A single window of Girardinichthys multiradiatus isolate DD_20200921_A chromosome 15, DD_fGirMul_XY1, whole genome shotgun sequence DNA harbors:
- the si:dkey-90m5.4 gene encoding leucine-rich alpha-2-glycoprotein translates to MKFCCVAVFLLLAFFCHSIVSCPALCKCSPRRMEVVCNEVPLTEYPTEGLAENTTMLTIQLTNITSISEHHLKATPFLQELHMYGNHLESLSSHLLRGVPQLHTLDLTGNKLSDLPVDAFSDAPLQNLVLKNNQIKRADAKWFPKNSSLTWLDLSGNHLTEISVGLFQRLPQLENLDLSNNGLEKISVNSLDPLTKLERLNLQDNKLDTLNESVFQYTHNLTSLFLTRNKLTKLPQNLFQGLTRLTHLSLDNNQLSHIPKGLLDPLSSLEDDGLDLTVNPLLCDREVEYLWRWLQKKKKKVLLADNITCALPESLAGRSVISLTENDLNIGSQPF, encoded by the coding sequence ATGAAGTTCTGTTGTGTTGCCGTTTTTCTCCTTCTGGCATTCTTCTGCCACAGCATTGTTTCCTGTCCGGCTTTGTGCAAATGCTCCCCCAGAAGAATGGAGGTAGTTTGTAATGAGGTTCCCCTGACAGAGTACCCAACAGAGGGTCTTGCGGAGAACACCACCATGCTGACAATTCAGCTCACAAACATCACCTCCATCTCAGAACACCATCTCAAAGCAACACCATTTCTGCAAGAGCTCCATATGTATGGGAATCACCTTGAGAGCCTTTCTTCTCATCTCCTCAGAGGCGTTCCTCAGCTGCATACATTGGATCTGACTGGAAACAAGCTGAGTGATCTGCCTGTAGATGCCTTCAGCGATGCCCCACTTCAAAACTTGGTTCTGAAGAACAATCAAATTAAGCGAGCAGATGCAAAGTGGTTTCCTAAAAACAGCAGCTTGACCTGGTTGGACTTGTCTGGAAATCATCTGACAGAGATCTCAGTAGGTTTGTTTCAGAGGCTTCCTCAACTAGAGAATCTTGACTTGTCCAACAACGGACTGGAGAAGATATCGGTGAACTCTCTAGACCCTCTGACCAAACTAGAAAGGCTAAACCTGCAAGACAACAAGCTTGACACTTTGAATGAATCTGTTTTCCAGTACACACATAACCTCACATCTCTGTTTCTTACTCGAAACAAGCTCACCAAACTCCCACAGAACCTTTTCCAGGGACTTACCAGACTCACACATCTCAGTCTGGACAACAACCAGCTCAGCCACATCCCTAAAGGTTTGCTCGACCCACTAAGCTCCCTTGAGGATGATGGACTGGACCTGACTGTAAACCCCCTGCTTTGTGACAGGGAAGTAGAGTACCTGTGGAGGTGGCttcagaagaaaaagaagaaggttTTGTTGGCAGACAACATCACCTGTGCATTGCCTGAGTCTCTCGCAGGGCGCTCAGTAATTTCCCTCACAGAAAACGATCTGAACATCGGGTCTCAACCTTTCTGA
- the LOC124882221 gene encoding leucine-rich alpha-2-glycoprotein-like, which produces MLVFVPHLDTLDLTGNKLVELPANLFSHSSLRSLVVKNNQLKEADPAWFSNNSSLLYLDFSGNRLTRISADLLHKLPLLQTLDLDSNNLQELQADLFRSLHQLETLNLAGNKLITLRPQIFAHNLKLKYLYLQENQLQDLPANLLHRLQHLELLLLNQNRLRHLPTGLLDGINPSLQIILTGNPWECNGKMEYLMKWLTNHRQNVLFEEEVTCDLPKTLKNLQISSLTDSQLGVRLQ; this is translated from the coding sequence ATGCTGGTCTTCGTACCTCACTTGGACACTTTGGATCTCACAGGAAACAAGCTAGTTGAACTGCCTGCAAACCTCTTCAGTCACAGCTCACTTCGTAGCCTGGTGGTGAAAAATAACCAGCTAAAGGAAGCAGACCCAGCCTGGTTTTCTAACAACAGCAGTCTCCTCTATCTGGATTTTTCTGGTAACCGTCTAACCCGCATTTCAGCTGATCTGCTTCACAAGCTGCCCCTTCTGCAGACACTAGACTTGGACAGTAACAATCTGCAAGAGCTACAAGCTGACCTGTTCAGGAGCCTTCATCAACTGGAGACATTAAATCTGGCTGGGAACAAATTAATTACCCTAAGACCTCAAATATTTGCTCACAATCTCAAACTAAAATACTTGTACCTGCAGGAGAATCAGCTCCAGGATCTGCCAGCGAACCTCCTCCATAGACTCCAACACCTTGAGCTTCTGCTGCTAAATCAGAATCGGCTTCGCCACCTCCCCACAGGCCTTCTGGATGGGATAAATCCCTCTTTGCAGATAATCCTGACAGGGAACCCCTGGGAATGTAATGGTAAAATGGAGTACCTGATGAAGTGGCTCACCAACCATCGCCAAAATGTTCTCTTTGAGGAGGAGGTGACCTGTGATCTCCCAAAGACGCTCAAAAATCTGCAAATTTCATCTTTAACTGACAGTCAGCTTGGTGTCAGATTACAATAA